The Austwickia sp. genome includes a region encoding these proteins:
- a CDS encoding ATP-binding protein has translation MTAIPTSRPPDVPLLLPEDRPKRAAAATYRTAAATDPTRARPPQPSATTGTVRIIAGHYGSGKTEVAVSLAMRLAAEGRRVALGDLDIVNPYFRSRERADAMAATGVAVHSSSLGHNLTLDLPAVSAAIRGPIADPSCDAILDVGGNGVGAKVLVEFAADLRRRGYEMLLVVNAYRPETADVAGVLRQLRTIEAWSGLGCTGLISNTHLLRDTTAADVLAGYRLTKAVSAQTGLPIAYVSAIPAALVQVSEHLDGERLEIGMYLRETWM, from the coding sequence ATGACGGCCATCCCGACCAGCAGACCGCCCGACGTACCGCTCCTCCTCCCGGAGGACCGCCCGAAGCGGGCCGCTGCGGCGACGTACCGAACCGCCGCTGCCACCGATCCCACCCGCGCGCGTCCCCCGCAGCCCTCCGCAACGACCGGGACCGTCCGGATCATTGCCGGCCACTACGGCAGCGGGAAGACTGAGGTCGCGGTGTCGCTGGCCATGCGACTCGCCGCCGAGGGCCGCCGCGTGGCTTTGGGCGATCTCGACATCGTCAACCCCTACTTCCGGTCCCGCGAGCGCGCCGACGCGATGGCGGCGACCGGCGTCGCCGTACACAGCTCCTCCCTCGGGCACAACCTCACCCTCGACCTCCCGGCCGTCTCCGCCGCGATCCGCGGCCCCATCGCCGACCCGAGCTGCGACGCGATCCTCGACGTGGGCGGCAACGGGGTCGGGGCCAAGGTGCTCGTCGAGTTCGCGGCCGACCTGCGGCGCCGCGGCTACGAGATGCTCCTGGTCGTCAACGCCTACCGCCCGGAGACCGCAGACGTCGCGGGCGTGCTGCGCCAGCTGCGCACTATCGAGGCCTGGTCGGGGCTGGGTTGCACCGGGTTGATCAGCAACACCCACCTGCTGCGGGACACGACGGCGGCGGACGTGCTCGCCGGCTACCGGCTGACCAAGGCCGTGAGCGCGCAGACGGGCCTGCCTATCGCCTACGTCAGCGCGATCCCGGCCGCCCTGGTGCAGGTCTCGGAGCACCTGGACGGCGAGCGGCTGGAGATCGGGATGTACCTGCGCGAGACCTGGATGTGA
- the hflX gene encoding GTPase HflX, producing MTRPSDTPELSERPDLPDILATRADALAEEDAYADAAGPTTDYDGDQLDREERAAMRRVAGLSTELEDVTEVEYRALRLERVVLAAVWCEGTAADAENSLRELAALAETAGSQVLAAVMQRRGRPDAATYLGSGKAEELRDIVIAEGADTVVCDAELSPSQRRALEDAVKVKVIDRTALILDIFAQHAKSAEGKAQVELAQLSYLLPRLRGWGESMSRQAGGRVAGGAGIGSRGPGETKIELDRRRINSRMAKLRREIREMKTTRDTKRSGRRANQVPAVVLAGYTNAGKSSLLNRLTGAGVLVENSLFATLDPTVRRAETPDGRPYTLSDTVGFVRSLPHQLVEAFRSTLEEVADADVLLHVVDGSHPDPEGQIAAVREVLAEVIAEGADKVDLRSAGSGDDDGEAGAAAAVRRDAWSADPRDRAAARRGEPIRTGPREIIVINKADAADPEVLARLVRRERDALVVSARTGAGLTELVERIAAEIPRPDIEMRLLIPYDRGDLVHRLHTEADVLAEEHVAEGTRLHVRVAPPIVDQLTPYAE from the coding sequence ATGACGCGACCTTCCGATACCCCCGAACTCTCCGAGCGACCCGACCTCCCCGACATCCTCGCCACGCGCGCCGACGCACTGGCCGAGGAGGACGCGTACGCCGACGCCGCCGGCCCCACGACCGACTATGACGGGGACCAGCTCGACCGCGAGGAACGGGCCGCGATGCGTCGCGTCGCCGGCCTCTCGACGGAGCTGGAGGACGTCACCGAGGTCGAGTACCGGGCGCTGCGCCTCGAACGCGTCGTGCTCGCCGCGGTCTGGTGCGAGGGCACCGCCGCGGACGCCGAGAACTCGCTGCGCGAGCTGGCGGCGCTCGCCGAGACGGCCGGCTCCCAGGTGCTTGCTGCCGTGATGCAGCGGCGGGGCCGGCCGGACGCGGCGACGTATCTCGGTTCCGGCAAGGCCGAGGAGCTGCGCGACATCGTCATCGCCGAGGGCGCCGACACGGTCGTGTGCGACGCGGAGCTGAGCCCGAGCCAGCGGCGCGCGCTGGAGGACGCCGTCAAGGTCAAGGTGATCGACCGGACCGCGCTGATCCTCGACATCTTCGCCCAGCACGCCAAGTCCGCCGAAGGCAAGGCGCAGGTCGAGCTGGCGCAGCTGAGCTACCTGCTGCCGCGCCTGCGGGGCTGGGGCGAGTCGATGTCCCGGCAGGCGGGTGGCCGGGTCGCGGGCGGTGCGGGGATCGGTTCCCGGGGCCCGGGCGAGACGAAGATCGAGCTGGACCGGCGCCGGATCAACTCGCGGATGGCGAAGTTGCGCCGCGAGATCCGCGAGATGAAGACAACCCGCGACACCAAGCGCAGCGGGCGCCGCGCCAACCAGGTGCCCGCAGTGGTGCTGGCCGGGTACACGAACGCCGGGAAGTCCTCGCTGCTCAACCGGCTCACCGGCGCCGGCGTACTGGTCGAGAACTCGCTGTTCGCGACGCTGGACCCGACCGTACGGCGCGCCGAGACCCCCGACGGGCGGCCCTACACGCTCTCCGACACCGTCGGCTTCGTGCGCAGCCTGCCGCATCAGCTGGTGGAGGCGTTCCGGTCCACGCTGGAGGAGGTCGCCGACGCCGACGTGCTGCTGCACGTCGTGGACGGAAGCCACCCCGACCCCGAGGGCCAGATCGCGGCGGTCCGCGAGGTGCTCGCCGAGGTCATCGCCGAGGGCGCGGACAAGGTGGACCTGCGTTCGGCCGGCTCGGGGGACGATGATGGCGAGGCCGGCGCGGCCGCCGCCGTGCGTAGGGACGCCTGGTCGGCCGATCCGCGGGACCGCGCCGCCGCCCGGCGTGGCGAGCCGATCCGGACCGGGCCCCGGGAGATCATCGTCATCAACAAGGCCGACGCCGCCGACCCCGAAGTGCTGGCCCGGCTGGTTCGTCGCGAACGGGACGCGCTGGTGGTCTCGGCTCGGACCGGTGCCGGCCTGACTGAGTTGGTCGAGCGGATCGCGGCCGAGATTCCGCGGCCGGACATCGAGATGCGGCTGCTCATCCCGTACGACCGCGGCGACCTGGTGCATCGCTTGCACACGGAGGCGGACGTGCTGGCCGAGGAGCACGTGGCCGAGGGCACCCGCCTGCACGTGCGGGTGGCGCCGCCGATCG